GTATTATTCCCACCTAGAAGGAAAGGTATGTGCACCTCAAACTTAGAAAATCTAAATACTGATGATGGTCCACTTAATGATTCCACCAAGgttaataattctttttttggTGATATTTTACTTACAGCAAAAAATGAAGCACAAAGCATAATAGATcaatataaagaaaagaatCAACTAAAGGACCTAACTGACCAAAAAGACAAAACAACCGTATGTAATGCATTGAAATATAGCTTTGCTGA
The genomic region above belongs to Plasmodium gaboni strain SY75 chromosome Unknown, whole genome shotgun sequence and contains:
- a CDS encoding putative EMP1-like protein translates to VLFPPRRKGMCTSNLENLNTDDGPLNDSTKVNNSFFGDILLTAKNEAQSIIDQYKEKNQLKDLTDQKDKTTVCNALKYSFADLGDIIRGRDLWSGDNNTEMKQLQDKLKEI